In Nomia melanderi isolate GNS246 chromosome 5, iyNomMela1, whole genome shotgun sequence, a single genomic region encodes these proteins:
- the LOC116424972 gene encoding pre-piRNA 3'-exonuclease trimmer isoform X1 yields MKDIIDKNFEESYPDVHSAIKEASFVAIDTEFTGIQSNDGQKYSFIDSLDKRYESLKKNIEPYIIIQCGIAAFKKVPENSYTVKCYNFYLLPRSVPYKNRQFLCQVSAMEFLSLHNFDFNRCLSEGVSYINQSEEEQLKVHIDKGDLDNNLKHLSYGEEDDFKYCKNKVEEFLKQTDKISFTLQTPSPILQYMMHKELRNNFKNIWTIPGYKSITVVRVSNDMRNMFEQDNICLEQELLDTYIGFSKIFKLLVTLKKPIVGHNMLLDLMFMHQQFYNPLPQKYKEFKNNIHSIFPQVYDTKFLSYQLKKINKKVSWKTNSLSGTYNYFKSNEGKYLTYNAPNVLMHPSNESNTDVEAYHTAGWDAYVAGYIFVKIGHILAVEKYGQGLQNRTISSAELMGSVKTLENCINVAANIEMYLKLDGYDPPLIKPQWLHVKSNSSSIDMREISEKFSSFGPINVLPFTRKRVLVQVSSRQRALDLINHFQKSKEFQVTKYTPIWHAHPTSIALWTSMLLSGTMVAWIVHRMFKKSH; encoded by the exons atgaaggatataatagataaaaattttgaagaatcCTATCCAGATGTACATAGTGCAATAAAAGAAGCATCCTTTGTAGCAATTGATACAGAATTTACTGGAATACAATCGAATGATGGACAGAAGTATAG ttttattgaTTCGTTGGATAAACGATACGaatcattaaagaaaaacaTTGAACCGTACATAATAATTCAATGTGGTATTGCTGCATTTAAAAAGGTTCCTGAGAATAGTTACACTGTAAAGTGCtataatttctatttgttaCCAAGATCTGTACCATATAAAAATAGGCAATTTTTGTGTCAAGTATCTGCTATGGAGTTCCTCTCTCTacataattttgattttaaccGA TGTTTATCTGAAGGTGTATcatatataaatcaaagtgaggaAGAACAATTGAAAGTGCATATAGATAAAGGTGatttagataataatttaaaacatttatcttACGGAGAAGAAGATGATTTTaagtattgtaaaaataaagtcGAAGAGTTTCTGAAACAAACAGATAAAATCTCTTTTACATTACAAACTCCTTCACCTATTTTACAATATATGATGCATAAAGAGTTAAggaacaatttcaaaaacatttgGACAATACCAGGTTACAAATCG atAACAGTTGTACGAGTATCAAATGACATGCGTAACATGTTTGAGCAAGATAATATATGTTTGGAACAAGAACTGTTAGATACTTATATaggattttctaaaatatttaaacttttagTTACATTAAAGAAGCCAATAGTAGGACATAATATGCTTTTGGACTTAATGTTCATGCACCAACAGTTCTATAACCCACTACCAC agaaatataaagaattcaaaaataatatacattcaaTATTTCCACAAGTGTACGATACAAAATTTTTGAGCTATCAActgaaaaaaatcaataaaaagg TTAGTTGGAAAACAAATTCACTAAGTGGTACATATAACTATTTCAAGTCaaatgaaggaaaatatttaacatacaaTGCGCCTAATGTTCTTATGCATCCTTCAAATGAGTCAAATACgg acgTAGAAGCTTATCACACTGCAGGATGGGATGCCTATGTTGCaggatatatttttgtaaaaataggaCATATATTAGCTGTAGAAAAATATGGAca GGGCTTGCAAAATCGAACAATATCATCTGCTGAATTAATGGGAAGCGTAAAAACgttagaaaattgtataaatgtaGCAGCGAACATTGAAATGTATTTG AAACTTGATGGATATGACCCACCATTGATAAAACCACAATGGCTGCATGTGAAATCAAATTCATCATCCATAGATATGAGAGAG ATTAGTGAGAAGTTTTCATCTTTTGGACCCATAAATGTATTGCCTTTTACTCGGAAACGTGTTCTGGTACAAGTTTCAAGCCGTCAAAG GGCGCTCGACTTGATAAACCATTTTCAGAAGAGCAAGGAATTCCAGGTTACGAAGTACACCCCTATATGGCACGCTCATCCGACTAGTATAGCCTTGTG GACCAGTATGCTGTTATCCGGCACCATGGTCGCCTGGATAGTCCACCGGATGTTCAAGAAGTCACACTGA
- the LOC116424972 gene encoding pre-piRNA 3'-exonuclease trimmer isoform X2: MKDIIDKNFEESYPDVHSAIKEASFVAIDTEFTGIQSNDGQKYSFIDSLDKRYESLKKNIEPYIIIQCGIAAFKKVPENSYTVKCYNFYLLPRSVPYKNRQFLCQVSAMEFLSLHNFDFNRCLSEGVSYINQSEEEQLKVHIDKGDLDNNLKHLSYGEEDDFKYCKNKVEEFLKQTDKISFTLQTPSPILQYMMHKELRNNFKNIWTIPGYKSITVVRVSNDMRNMFEQDNICLEQELLDTYIGFSKIFKLLVTLKKPIVGHNMLLDLMFMHQQFYNPLPQKYKEFKNNIHSIFPQVYDTKFLSYQLKKINKKVSWKTNSLSGTYNYFKSNEGKYLTYNAPNVLMHPSNESNTDVEAYHTAGWDAYVAGYIFVKIGHILAVEKYGQGLQNRTISSAELMGSVKTLENCINVAANIEMYLKLDGYDPPLIKPQWLHVKSNSSSIDMREISEKFSSFGPINVLPFTRKRVLVQVSSRQRALDLINHFQKSKEFQVTKYTPIWHAHPTSIAL; encoded by the exons atgaaggatataatagataaaaattttgaagaatcCTATCCAGATGTACATAGTGCAATAAAAGAAGCATCCTTTGTAGCAATTGATACAGAATTTACTGGAATACAATCGAATGATGGACAGAAGTATAG ttttattgaTTCGTTGGATAAACGATACGaatcattaaagaaaaacaTTGAACCGTACATAATAATTCAATGTGGTATTGCTGCATTTAAAAAGGTTCCTGAGAATAGTTACACTGTAAAGTGCtataatttctatttgttaCCAAGATCTGTACCATATAAAAATAGGCAATTTTTGTGTCAAGTATCTGCTATGGAGTTCCTCTCTCTacataattttgattttaaccGA TGTTTATCTGAAGGTGTATcatatataaatcaaagtgaggaAGAACAATTGAAAGTGCATATAGATAAAGGTGatttagataataatttaaaacatttatcttACGGAGAAGAAGATGATTTTaagtattgtaaaaataaagtcGAAGAGTTTCTGAAACAAACAGATAAAATCTCTTTTACATTACAAACTCCTTCACCTATTTTACAATATATGATGCATAAAGAGTTAAggaacaatttcaaaaacatttgGACAATACCAGGTTACAAATCG atAACAGTTGTACGAGTATCAAATGACATGCGTAACATGTTTGAGCAAGATAATATATGTTTGGAACAAGAACTGTTAGATACTTATATaggattttctaaaatatttaaacttttagTTACATTAAAGAAGCCAATAGTAGGACATAATATGCTTTTGGACTTAATGTTCATGCACCAACAGTTCTATAACCCACTACCAC agaaatataaagaattcaaaaataatatacattcaaTATTTCCACAAGTGTACGATACAAAATTTTTGAGCTATCAActgaaaaaaatcaataaaaagg TTAGTTGGAAAACAAATTCACTAAGTGGTACATATAACTATTTCAAGTCaaatgaaggaaaatatttaacatacaaTGCGCCTAATGTTCTTATGCATCCTTCAAATGAGTCAAATACgg acgTAGAAGCTTATCACACTGCAGGATGGGATGCCTATGTTGCaggatatatttttgtaaaaataggaCATATATTAGCTGTAGAAAAATATGGAca GGGCTTGCAAAATCGAACAATATCATCTGCTGAATTAATGGGAAGCGTAAAAACgttagaaaattgtataaatgtaGCAGCGAACATTGAAATGTATTTG AAACTTGATGGATATGACCCACCATTGATAAAACCACAATGGCTGCATGTGAAATCAAATTCATCATCCATAGATATGAGAGAG ATTAGTGAGAAGTTTTCATCTTTTGGACCCATAAATGTATTGCCTTTTACTCGGAAACGTGTTCTGGTACAAGTTTCAAGCCGTCAAAG GGCGCTCGACTTGATAAACCATTTTCAGAAGAGCAAGGAATTCCAGGTTACGAAGTACACCCCTATATGGCACGCTCATCCGACTAGTATAGCCTTGTG A
- the LOC116424972 gene encoding pre-piRNA 3'-exonuclease trimmer isoform X3, whose translation MKDIIDKNFEESYPDVHSAIKEASFVAIDTEFTGIQSNDGQKYSFIDSLDKRYESLKKNIEPYIIIQCGIAAFKKVPENSYTVKCYNFYLLPRSVPYKNRQFLCQVSAMEFLSLHNFDFNRCLSEGVSYINQSEEEQLKVHIDKGDLDNNLKHLSYGEEDDFKYCKNKVEEFLKQTDKISFTLQTPSPILQYMMHKELRNNFKNIWTIPGYKSITVVRVSNDMRNMFEQDNICLEQELLDTYIGFSKIFKLLVTLKKPIVGHNMLLDLMFMHQQFYNPLPQKYKEFKNNIHSIFPQVYDTKFLSYQLKKINKKVSWKTNSLSGTYNYFKSNEGKYLTYNAPNVLMHPSNESNTDVEAYHTAGWDAYVAGYIFVKIGHILAVEKYGQGLQNRTISSAELMGSVKTLENCINVAANIEMYLKLDGYDPPLIKPQWLHVKSNSSSIDMREISEKFSSFGPINVLPFTRKRVLVQVSSRQRALDLINHFQKSKEFQVTKYTPIWHAHPTSIAL comes from the exons atgaaggatataatagataaaaattttgaagaatcCTATCCAGATGTACATAGTGCAATAAAAGAAGCATCCTTTGTAGCAATTGATACAGAATTTACTGGAATACAATCGAATGATGGACAGAAGTATAG ttttattgaTTCGTTGGATAAACGATACGaatcattaaagaaaaacaTTGAACCGTACATAATAATTCAATGTGGTATTGCTGCATTTAAAAAGGTTCCTGAGAATAGTTACACTGTAAAGTGCtataatttctatttgttaCCAAGATCTGTACCATATAAAAATAGGCAATTTTTGTGTCAAGTATCTGCTATGGAGTTCCTCTCTCTacataattttgattttaaccGA TGTTTATCTGAAGGTGTATcatatataaatcaaagtgaggaAGAACAATTGAAAGTGCATATAGATAAAGGTGatttagataataatttaaaacatttatcttACGGAGAAGAAGATGATTTTaagtattgtaaaaataaagtcGAAGAGTTTCTGAAACAAACAGATAAAATCTCTTTTACATTACAAACTCCTTCACCTATTTTACAATATATGATGCATAAAGAGTTAAggaacaatttcaaaaacatttgGACAATACCAGGTTACAAATCG atAACAGTTGTACGAGTATCAAATGACATGCGTAACATGTTTGAGCAAGATAATATATGTTTGGAACAAGAACTGTTAGATACTTATATaggattttctaaaatatttaaacttttagTTACATTAAAGAAGCCAATAGTAGGACATAATATGCTTTTGGACTTAATGTTCATGCACCAACAGTTCTATAACCCACTACCAC agaaatataaagaattcaaaaataatatacattcaaTATTTCCACAAGTGTACGATACAAAATTTTTGAGCTATCAActgaaaaaaatcaataaaaagg TTAGTTGGAAAACAAATTCACTAAGTGGTACATATAACTATTTCAAGTCaaatgaaggaaaatatttaacatacaaTGCGCCTAATGTTCTTATGCATCCTTCAAATGAGTCAAATACgg acgTAGAAGCTTATCACACTGCAGGATGGGATGCCTATGTTGCaggatatatttttgtaaaaataggaCATATATTAGCTGTAGAAAAATATGGAca GGGCTTGCAAAATCGAACAATATCATCTGCTGAATTAATGGGAAGCGTAAAAACgttagaaaattgtataaatgtaGCAGCGAACATTGAAATGTATTTG AAACTTGATGGATATGACCCACCATTGATAAAACCACAATGGCTGCATGTGAAATCAAATTCATCATCCATAGATATGAGAGAG ATTAGTGAGAAGTTTTCATCTTTTGGACCCATAAATGTATTGCCTTTTACTCGGAAACGTGTTCTGGTACAAGTTTCAAGCCGTCAAAG GGCGCTCGACTTGATAAACCATTTTCAGAAGAGCAAGGAATTCCAGGTTACGAAGTACACCCCTATATGGCACGCTCATCCGACTAGTATAGCCTTGTG a